A genomic segment from Aegilops tauschii subsp. strangulata cultivar AL8/78 chromosome 1, Aet v6.0, whole genome shotgun sequence encodes:
- the LOC109751250 gene encoding uncharacterized protein isoform X2, whose translation MQGDRVNFLQMIPPYSLAYPGHQFGTSTHPLVVVSNNSVPVTGQHATPVVKHKENALVLSPGFGMNMSYTQMLLAAESEDPLFGSPHTEYYPVGAENKTFMVTGRNTRLSELADMDNPESSNYIEQDDPSNWINSQRDFQEADLALQTVTWDDGVPAPGAELLQALGICPGDNQNEDDTCSEHSDTDPGAFNRELVVAEEDANQVVAGHGDEHGDNESVDDDVNQFSPDDIDNFLENDSVLAAQTCSQEVRSRHVPQMGMDFETSKAAQAFYKSYSCLCGFAVRKASNYCGQTSTGGGESRCIFRCNRSGKVLDEEQKEAKRKQRKERWQERTGKLAPETRKRKRNVIDVTGCQAKLVVSKKWQMVYHRYQPRAQPRVESTG comes from the exons ATGCAAGGCGACAGGGTTAATTTCCTACAGATGATCCCGCCTTACTCATTGGCCTATCCGGGCCATCAGTTTGGAACATCGACACATCCTCTTGTTGTTGTGAGTAACAATTCCGTTCCGGTGACTGGACAACATGCTACCCCAGTTGTCAAACATAAAGAAAAT GCATTAGTGTTGAGTCCAGGCTTTGGCATGAACATGTCATACACACAAATGTTGCTTGCAGCTGAATCGGAG GATCCTCTATTTGGTTCACCACACACAGAGTACTATCCTGTTGGGGCTGAG AACAAGACATTTATGGTAACTGGACGGAACACAAGGTTGAGCGAGCTAGCTGACATGGACAATCCAGAATCAAGCAACTACATTGAACAAGATGATCCTAGCAATTGGATTAACAGCCAGAGAGATTTCCAGGAGGCTGATTTAGCATTGCAAACTGTCACATGGGATGATGGCGTCCCAGCTCCTGGTGCAGAGCTTTTGCAGGCTCTAGGCATTTGTCCTGGAGACAATCAAAATGAAGACGATACATGCAGTGAACATTCAGACACCGATCCAGGTGCATTTAACAGAGAGCTAGTTGTTGCTGAAGAAGATGCTAATCAGGTAGTTGCTGGACATGGTGATGAACATGGTGATAACGAATCTGTGGACGATGACGTTAACCAATTCTCACCAGATGACATTGACAATTTCCTCGAGAATGATTCGGTTCTCGCTGCTCAAACTTGTAGCCAAGAGGTTCGCAGCCGCCATGTCCCGCAGATGGGTATGGACTTCGAAACATCGAAAGCAGCACAAGCATTCTACAAGAGCTATTCTTGCTTGTGTGGATTTGCTGTGCGAAAAGCATCAAACTACTGTGGCCAAACTAGCACAGGGGGTGGTGAGTCCCGATGTATTTTCAGATGCAACAGGTCAGGGAAGGTGCTTGATGAGGAACAAAAGGAGGCTAAGAGGAAACAAAGGAAGGAGAGGTGGCAAGAGCGAACTGGAAAGCTAGCACCAGAGACAAGGAAGAGGAAAAGGAATGTCATTGATGTCACAGGGTGTCAAGCTAAACTGGTAGTCAGCAAAAAATGGCAGATGGTTTATCACAGATATCAACCTCGAGCACAACCACGAGTTGAGTCCACCGGATGA
- the LOC109751250 gene encoding protein FAR1-RELATED SEQUENCE 5 isoform X1 codes for MTDEEKLLVRTLNLAKLPTRKIMDILSFLRHGPLPYTKKYVTNVRASIRKENDGYDMMQLPDYFRNKQAEDPRYYYKFKVHPQKPSKVLCIFWADGYSRKMYDLYGDSLSFDTTYKTNKYNLPFAPFVGVSGHGQNCLFACAIIQDETINTFIWLFQTFLECMGRKQPRTVITDQDTSMKEAVPEVFNLSKHRNCLFHVKKKAEEKCCRTFVTKGDLHADFTDIVHNSLTVAEFEKLWQEMVQKYDIGVVNYFKIMWKERRRWTPVYFKTDFLPLLHSTSRSEGMNAIFKDNVASTDNVISFMTEYEKISERIQDMEREQDSLTRTTKPTFWVHNELEIKASRMYNRQIFYRFQKQMKFAAQLHVDVVENGLRFEVYKSSMLAEKDFRTRRYLVLANLKQEKFACICGKFQKDGIVCAHILCVLVNLNMAVLPDKYYIQRWKPQDRKYVRDKQFNVPMELTEASRHLRYSQLSTILNEMASDGARTNQKYLYVVNESERIFAGLDEMTKADELRELQARGVAVEKEPPIQMQVPHPDGYDNLQDPDVVVSKGRPKSRYLTAREKFLTKKQSKCSHCRSQDHNIATCHNLHIDKSEFEKKKPATKKPTGPSDSSTSKQNGAKRQRRKAPATQVEGVL; via the exons ATGACGGATGAAGAAAAGTTGTTAGTGAGAACATTGAACTTAGCAAAACTGCCAACAAGAAAAATAATGGACATACTATCGTTTTTAAGGCATGGCCCGCTTCCATACACGAAGAAATATGTGACGAATGTGAGGGCATCGATCAGGAAAGAGAATGATGGCTACGATATGATGCAGCTGCCGGACTACTTCAGGAACAAGCAAGCAGAAGATCCAAGATACTACTACAAGTTTAAGGTTCATCCGCAAAAACCAAGCAAAGTGTTGTGCATTTTCTGGGCTGATGGCTACTCAAGGAAAATGTATGATCTGTATGGAGACAGCCTAAGTTTCGACACAACCTACAAAACTAACAAATACAATCTGCCATTTGCCCCATTTGTTGGTGTGTCCGGGCATGGACAGAACTGCTTGTTTGCATGTGCTATCATTCAGGATGAGACGATCAACACGTTCATTTGGCTCTTTCAGACATTCCTAGAGTGTATGGGCAGGAAGCAGCCAAGGACCGTTATCACGGACCAAGACACGTCCATGAAGGAGGCTGTCCCTGAGGTGTTCAACCTCTCCAAGCACAGAAACTGTCTGTTTCATGTGAAGAAAAAAGCTGAAGAGAAATGCTGCAGGACTTTTGTCACAAAAGGTGATCTCCATGCTGATTTCACAGACATTGTGCACAACTCCCTCACAGTTGCAGAGTTTGAAAAGTTGTGGCAAGAGATGGTGCAGAAGTATGACATTGGTGTTGTTAACTATTTCAAGATTATGTGGAAAGAGAGGAGAAGGTGGACACCTGTCTACTTCAAGACAGATTTTCTCCCACTCTTACACTCAACATCAAGGAGCGAAGGCATGAATGCCATATTCAAGGACAATGTAGCGTCGACCGACAATGTGATTAGTTTCATGACAGAATATGAGAAGATATCTGAACGCATACAAGACATGGAGAGGGAGCAAGACTCGTTGACAAGGACAACGAAACCAACATTCTGGGTGCACAATGAGCTTGAGATTAAGGCATCACGAATGTACAACCGGCAGATTTTTTACCGATTTCAGAAACAAATGAAGTTTGCTGCCCAACTGCATGTGGATGTTGTTGAAAATGGATTAAGGTTTGAGGTTTACAAGTCGAGCATGCTTGCGGAAAAAGATTTCAGGACACGACGTTACCTTGTACTAGCAAACCTGAAGCAAGAAAAATTTGCTTGCATCTGTGGGAAGTTTCAAAAGGATGGCATTGTGTGTGCACACATACTGTGTGTGCTTGTCAACCTGAACATGGCCGTCCTACCAGACAAGTATTATATTCAGAGATGGAAACCACAAGACAGAAAATATGTAAGAGACAAGCAGTTCAATGTTCCCATGGAACTGACTGAGGCAAGCAGACATTTGAGATATTCACAGCTATCAACAATTCTCAATGAGATGGCTTCCGATGGGGCAAGAACGAATCAAAAGTACTTGTATGTTGTGAACGAAAGTGAGAGAATATTTGCTGGGCTTGATGAGATGACCAAGGCAGATGAGTTGAGGGAGCTTCAGGCAAGAGGAGTTGCTGTGGAAAAAGAACCTCCAATACAAATGCAAGTACCCCACCCTGATGGCTATGACAACCTACAAGACCCAGATGTTGTTGTATCTAAAGGTCGACCAAAAAGTCGTTATCTAACAGCTAGAGAGAAGTTCCTCACAAAAAAACAAAGTAAATGCAGCCACTGCAGGAGCCAAGACCATAATATTGCTACTTGTCACAATCTGCATATTGATAAGTCTGAGTTTGAGAAGAAGAAACCAGCAACTAAAAAACCTACAG gtCCTTCTGATTCATCAACTAGCAAACAGAATGGAGCTAAGCGTCAACGAAGGAAGGCACCTGCCACACAGGTTGAAGGAGTGCTGTAG